Within Paenibacillus sabinae T27, the genomic segment GCGCCAGAGCCGCAGCTGCTGCTGCTCGACGAGCCGTTCGCCGCGATCGACGCCAAGATCCGCCAAGAGCTCCGCTCCTGGCTGCGGGAACTGATTGAGCGCGTAGGAATCACATCTATTTTTGTAACGCATGACCAGGATGAAGCGATTGAAGTTGCAGACGAAATCATGATCATTAATCAGGGCCGTCTGGAGCAGAAAGGCACGCCTTGGGATATTTACAAGGAGCCGAAGACGACGTTCGTGGCGACCTTTATCGGCGAGTCGACGCTGATCGAGAATGCGGCCGAATTGAAGGGATTCAAGCCGGCGGAAAGCAGCAAGCCGACCAAAGCGCTGATCCGCCCCGAGTACATCGAGGTAGGCGAACTTCAGGACTTTAAAATGGCTTCGGCAACCGAGAAAGGCATTGTCAAGCATCTGCAGTTCCGGGGCAGCGAATGGCTGGTTGAGGTCGAAGTGAACGGTCATAAGCTGGTGACCTACCGTTCGCTGGAGAAGGAAACGCTCCAGGTGGGGCAGGAGATTGCCGTACTGGTGCACCGCGCTTACCTGTTCAATGACGAGCGGAGCTGGATTCAGGAGAACAGCCTGAAGGAAGATCCGATGCCGGTATATATTTAAGACCCGTTTCCCCGCAGAGGAATCGGCGTTATCTGAATTGGCGCCGAGCTGGACTTCACTTTGCGGGGTGAATTTTGGCGTGGCAACTTGGGAAGAAATGAGGCTTGGAAATGAAGCTTTTCAGAAGGAGCAGACAACTTCACGGATGGCTGGCTGTATTGCTGCTGGCGCTGACGCTTACCGCTTGCGCAGCGGAAGAGAAAAGCACGGCGACGGATGCCGGGGCAAAAGGCGATGTAACCTTGGTTATTGGCGCTTACAGCGTGGCGAAGGATGCGATGGCGGATATTTTGCCGCTGTTTGCGGAGAAATGGAAGGCTGAGACTGGACAAACGATAGCGTTTCAGCAGTCATACGAGGCTTCGGGGACTCAGGCCCGGGCAATCGCTGGCGGATTCGAGGCCGATGTGACGCTTCTGGCGATGGAGGGCGATGTCAACAAGCTGGTCGACGCGGGGCTGGTGAACCCATCCTGGAAGGAACGGGGCCAGAACGGCATGGTGACGCGTTCGATCGTCGTGATGGGCACGCGCGAAGGCAACCCGAAGGGGATTAAGGATTTTACCGATTTGACGAAGCCCGGTGTAAAGGTGCTGTACCCCAATCCGAAGACCTCGGGCGGCGCCCAGTGGGATATCAACGCGATCTACGGCGCCGGACTGAAGCAGTCGGAGGAGAAGGACGGGCAGAAGGAACCGGAGGCGGCCAAAGCCTTTCTGGCAGACGTCCACGCCAATGTAGAGTCGCTGGACAAGAGCGGACGGGCCTCGATGGCGGCGTTCGAGTATGGCGTCGGCGATGTTATCGTAACCTATGAGAATGAACTGCTGGCGCGGATTGCCAAGGGAGTGAAGTATGAGGTGGTCATTCCCAAGGATACGATTCTGATTGAGAATCCGGCGGCGGTAGTCGATAAATACGCCGATAAGCACGGCACACGGAAGGCGGCCGAAGCTTTCGTCGATTTCCTGGTGTCGCCTCAGGCGCAGGAGATTTTCGCCGAGCATGGATTCCGGCCTGTTGATCAGCAGGTGTACAAGGCCAATCAGAGCCGGTTCCCCGTCCCCTCGGGGTTATTCGATATCGACTATTTAGGCGGATGGGATAAGGTCCGCAGCACGCTGTACTCGAAACGGGGCGTATGGTACCAGGTGCTTGCGGGAATTTAAGCCAATGAGAAAAAGCAGACAACCCTTTATGAGAGAGGGCGGTCTGCTTTTTTTATTAATCCCGGAGAACCAACTTTTCGCCTCATTAGGCAGACAGCGCTTTCCTATTTTATAATAAAGACAGGCTGAAATTTCCAAGCGAATAGAAGGGGAGTAGAGAAATGGATACGTTGAAGTTTCTGGGTACGGGCGACGCCATGGGAACGCCAAGGGTGTACTGCGGCTGCCCGGTATGCGAAGAAGCGAGATTGAGCGGAACGAACGCGCGGCTGCGGTCCTCCGTGCTGGTCGAGAGCAGTGACGATTTCTTCGTGATCGACTGCGGGCCAGACTGGCGCCGTCAGATGGAGAGCCTTGGCATTCGCGTTATGCGCAGGCTGCTGGTGACCCACCCTCACTTTGACCATATCGGCGGTCTGCCGGAATGGGCGGATGCCTGCCGCTGGGTTGGGATCAAGGGTGAGCTGTATGCACCTGCGGAGGTTATTCCGGTTATTTTGCGGCAGTATCCCTGGCTGGGAAGCCATATCGAACTGAAGCCTCTTGATGAGGGGATCGAGCTGGACGGGTGGCAAATCGCCGCCTGGAGGGTAAACCACGGCAAGAACGGCTACTCTTACGCTTTTCGTCTGGAAAAAGAGGGCTACGCCTGGGTGTACTGTCCGGATTCGATCTCCCTGGGAGACGAGGAGACCCGGTTAATGCGGGAGGCCGATCTGCTTGTGCTGGGTACAAGCTTTTATCATGAGGAAGCCGAACTGTCGACCCGTTCTGTCTATGACATGACCGAAGCGGCCGAGCTGCTAGCGGATGTGAAGCCGCGGCGGGCCGTTTACACGCATATGTCGCATGACGTGGATTTGCGGAAGGCGTATGACCTGCCGGACAATGTGGAGCTGGGGTATGCGGGCAAGACCGTGCCGCTGGGGCACCGGATCGAAGAATAACGTTTTGGCCCTTGGGCAAATCAAACATGAATTTAACGAAAGCCGTCACATTGGTGTGACGGTTTTTATGCGTTTTTTCGATTAAATATCCACAAATCACCAAGGATTCTAGTTTAATCATTTACATTGTTAATTATGCAAAATATCATAAAAATGCAATGGCTTTCCAGGAAGCCAATCCGGATATCAAGCTGGACATTGAAACGATTCCCTATAACGATTACCCGGTAAAATTAAGCACGACCGCGGCTGCGGGCAAATTGACGGATTTGATTCTGATGATCGGCGGAGGTTCCACGTTTGAACAGGCCGCCCGTTCCGGAGCGCTGATGCCGATTGACGATATGATGGGCAACTGGAAGGAAGATTTTTTACCGTCCTCGAAAATCAAAGAATTTAATGTCGATGGCAAGCAGTACGGGATTCCGGGCGAGGTTTCATATGCTACGGTCATTTTTTACAAAAAAAAAATAATGAAGGATGCGGGTTATACCGAGTTTCCGAAGACGTATGAAGCTTTCAAAGCGATGGTGAAGGATCTGAAGGCCAAAAATATTACGCCAATCGCCTATGGCAATAAAACGGGCAGCGTCCTGCTGGCGTCTCTTCTGTCGCCTCTTAATGAAAGAATCTCGGGGACGGATCTTTATGCGAAAATCAAGTCGGGAGAACAGAAGTTTACCGACCCGGATTTTATGAACGCTCTGAAAGATATCAAGGAACTTTCCGATATGGGAGCATTTAACGTTGATCTGAACAGTATTGACAATGTGCAGGCGACCAATCTGTTCCTCTCCGGCAATACAGCTATGTATATAGACGGCAGCTGGGGAGTCAAGCAAATTTCCATGGATAAGGCTGCGGATTTTGAAGTAGGCTTCGCCGTATTCCCGCAGATCGAGGGAGGCAAAGGCAGCATGTCCACGATGCCGGGCGCGACGAATCAGGGGGTTGTCTTGAACGCAAAGCTGGACGAGACCAAAAAGGCGGCAGCCGAGAAGTTTTTGCAGTTACAGTGAACAATCCTACCAAAATATTATCCGGTCCGGAAATATGGTTCCGGCCAATGTAGAGGCGCCTGCGGATATCGATCCGCTGTTTAAAGAAATGACCGGCGCGCTTGCCGATGTCAAGGAAGTTACTCCGGTACTTGTCGGCTCATATCCACCGCCTTGTTCTCGTGCTGCTGCTCGTGGTTAACATTTATCCTCTGCTGTGGATGATTCTCAATTCGCTGAAAACGGAGCAGGAGCTGTCCATGAATCCGTTCGGATTAGCCCGCAAGCCGATGTGGAGCATTATATTGAAGCCTGGAAAGTGGCGAAGCTGGGTCCGTATCTTGTCAACAGTATTACGGTTACGCTGGCCTCGGTCGTGCTCACGCTGCTGGTCGGAGCTTTGGCGGCGTTCTTTTTAAGCCGGTTTGAGGTGAACTCTCCCCCACTTAGCTTACGCATGAAGTGGGGGCTTCTGTTGGCATCGATACAGGGTTGCACACGCTTGGGAGCTTCATGTTTGAAGTCTCAATGCCTGTTGCACCCTAATGAGGGAAGCCAACGTCCAGTACGTTCGTTTTGCCAATGAAGGGTCTTTGGCCTCCAAGGACAACCACCTCTTTTCAGATGTGGATTTTTGTATATTACGTAGCACGTATCGTGCGCCGATGTTATACGAGGCATTAAGGTCCGCGTGATACGTTTTGCCTGTTGCGAATACAGCAACATCACGCTTTGTGTTGCGTTGTACAAACCCACTGCCGTCAAAAGCAAGCGCACTGGTATTTGCAGGGTTGACCATGGACACCCGCATCTCCAGGAAATGCGCCATTTCGGTCACTTTCGTTTGGATGCGCCGTTTGGCCCAAAACTGGAGTTTGGCACGAAGCCGCCCCGCTCCCCATGTTCCTTTAGGCAGACGCATTTTGCCTAAATACTCCATGACAATGACATCTGCGCGGTGCTTTTGGGCAAAGGCGAGGATTTGATGCGCGGTATCGTGGACGATATGCGTCTGTAATCCGTTCATCCGCCGCCAGAAATTCGGTTTTGCCCCTATACCGGATTGTCGCTGAGCTTGTTTCAGTTTGCCTGTGATTTGGCGCATCCGATCTTTCTCTTTGGCTTGGTTGATAAAGGTCCTCGCCAAGACAGTGCCGCTTGCGTCCATCACGGAACAGACCGCGGAATTCGTTAACCCCAAATCAACGGCACACACCCGCTGCTTGGAAGGTTCCGTCTGAGCCAACTTCACATCCCCTTCATAGGCGATATGAAGGGCATATCGTTTTCCTTTCCGAACCAATGTGGGGCTACATTCTTTCATGCTCCACACGTTACGTTTAAATAGGTCCTGCCCTTTAAAGATAATGGGGAGCCAGACCCAATCCCCTTGATGAAATATCTTGATTTTGGCTGCCCGATCGGAGGTTCGAATGAACATATTTCCTTTGTACAAGCAAGGGAACGCCTGATGCTGATCTTGGAGTATCGGAGGTTTCTTCGAAAAGCGTTTCCCTTCTTGCTGGGCGCGTTGCCGCTCGGCTTGCCAAAGCTCAAAACGGGAATGATGACTTTTCACAATGCCAAACGCTTCGGCAATGGCACTTCTGCGGAAGTACGAAGGAAACTTGTAAAAGCGTTGATCAAACTCGGCGTATAGCGGATTCGAATTTTGTCTGGTACGGTGAGACAGCCG encodes:
- a CDS encoding sulfate/molybdate ABC transporter ATP-binding protein codes for the protein MHVEVRGLNKHFGNFHAVKDVSFEITKGHLIGLLGPSGGGKTSILRMLAGLETPDAGEIVFHGQVVNNLPPQERGIGFVFQNYALFKHMTVYDNIAFGLKVKKANKSFIRDRVMELVELTGLKGFEKRYPQQLSGGQRQRVAFARALAPEPQLLLLDEPFAAIDAKIRQELRSWLRELIERVGITSIFVTHDQDEAIEVADEIMIINQGRLEQKGTPWDIYKEPKTTFVATFIGESTLIENAAELKGFKPAESSKPTKALIRPEYIEVGELQDFKMASATEKGIVKHLQFRGSEWLVEVEVNGHKLVTYRSLEKETLQVGQEIAVLVHRAYLFNDERSWIQENSLKEDPMPVYI
- a CDS encoding sulfate ABC transporter substrate-binding protein — its product is MKLFRRSRQLHGWLAVLLLALTLTACAAEEKSTATDAGAKGDVTLVIGAYSVAKDAMADILPLFAEKWKAETGQTIAFQQSYEASGTQARAIAGGFEADVTLLAMEGDVNKLVDAGLVNPSWKERGQNGMVTRSIVVMGTREGNPKGIKDFTDLTKPGVKVLYPNPKTSGGAQWDINAIYGAGLKQSEEKDGQKEPEAAKAFLADVHANVESLDKSGRASMAAFEYGVGDVIVTYENELLARIAKGVKYEVVIPKDTILIENPAAVVDKYADKHGTRKAAEAFVDFLVSPQAQEIFAEHGFRPVDQQVYKANQSRFPVPSGLFDIDYLGGWDKVRSTLYSKRGVWYQVLAGI
- a CDS encoding MBL fold metallo-hydrolase, with translation MDTLKFLGTGDAMGTPRVYCGCPVCEEARLSGTNARLRSSVLVESSDDFFVIDCGPDWRRQMESLGIRVMRRLLVTHPHFDHIGGLPEWADACRWVGIKGELYAPAEVIPVILRQYPWLGSHIELKPLDEGIELDGWQIAAWRVNHGKNGYSYAFRLEKEGYAWVYCPDSISLGDEETRLMREADLLVLGTSFYHEEAELSTRSVYDMTEAAELLADVKPRRAVYTHMSHDVDLRKAYDLPDNVELGYAGKTVPLGHRIEE
- a CDS encoding ABC transporter substrate-binding protein, producing the protein MVNYAKYHKNAMAFQEANPDIKLDIETIPYNDYPVKLSTTAAAGKLTDLILMIGGGSTFEQAARSGALMPIDDMMGNWKEDFLPSSKIKEFNVDGKQYGIPGEVSYATVIFYKKKIMKDAGYTEFPKTYEAFKAMVKDLKAKNITPIAYGNKTGSVLLASLLSPLNERISGTDLYAKIKSGEQKFTDPDFMNALKDIKELSDMGAFNVDLNSIDNVQATNLFLSGNTAMYIDGSWGVKQISMDKAADFEVGFAVFPQIEGGKGSMSTMPGATNQGVVLNAKLDETKKAAAEKFLQLQ
- a CDS encoding RNA-guided endonuclease TnpB family protein codes for the protein MKVVKTLKHPIISHHRMLDATLHVYQEALSFLITVIQEQFMSLASLSTQAVVTAVERLSHRTRQNSNPLYAEFDQRFYKFPSYFRRSAIAEAFGIVKSHHSRFELWQAERQRAQQEGKRFSKKPPILQDQHQAFPCLYKGNMFIRTSDRAAKIKIFHQGDWVWLPIIFKGQDLFKRNVWSMKECSPTLVRKGKRYALHIAYEGDVKLAQTEPSKQRVCAVDLGLTNSAVCSVMDASGTVLARTFINQAKEKDRMRQITGKLKQAQRQSGIGAKPNFWRRMNGLQTHIVHDTAHQILAFAQKHRADVIVMEYLGKMRLPKGTWGAGRLRAKLQFWAKRRIQTKVTEMAHFLEMRVSMVNPANTSALAFDGSGFVQRNTKRDVAVFATGKTYHADLNASYNIGARYVLRNIQKSTSEKRWLSLEAKDPSLAKRTYWTLASLIRVQQALRLQT